The genomic window CCGTGACGCAGAGCAGAGCTCCCTCGTCGAGGCAGGCTCGCATGGATCGCAGCACCTCGTCGAAGGGCTTTCGTCGCCGCCCTTTCAGCTCCAGTTCGGGGTGGCTGAGCATCACGCGGTGCGGCTCCACGCCCAGCGAGCGCAGAAGACGCAGGTGCTCAAGGGCTCCGCTCGGCGAGTGGGTGACGATAGGCAGCCCGGTGCTTCGGTGAACCGCCGCCACAGCCCGGAAGGCGTTGCCCTCGAAATCCGACAGGGTTCCTTGATGGGCCGCGACCTTCACAGCGGCCACGTGAACACGTCCCCGCAGACGGGCCCGCTTCCGCAGAAGCCGTTGTTCCAGCCGCGTGGCCGACAACTCCCTGACCGGTCGACTGACCGAATGGGAAAGGTAGTACCCCACACAGGCGTGGACGCGCACGGGAACGTCGCTGATCAGATCCGCATACCGGAGGGGATCGATGTAAGCCGTCAGGTCAACGATGTCCGTGACCCCGGCGCGTGCGGCGCGCGACAGCTCCTCACGCAGGAACTCCGCGGTCAACGCCTCCCTGCCACCCGGAAACCGGGAGAACACGTGTTCATGCGGCAGGATGACCGGAGATTCCATGCGGGGCATCATACCGATGCGGTTCTTCGGCAAAGCACGGCAAGGACGCCACCCCGACCGCTGACAAAACTGCCGATGGGATGATCGATGGCCAAGGTCCCGGTGATCGACCTGGACGCCGATCCCGAACTGGAGGGACGCAGAGTCTGGGGAATCCTGCGCGACGAAGGGTACTTCTACCTCACCGGATCCAAAGTCGCCGACGTGGACCTCGAAAAACTGGTGGCGGTGGCGGAGGAATTCTTCCGTATGCCGGTCAGCGAGAAAATGAAGTTCCACATCAGCGGATCAGCCTGCCACCGAGGCTACTACCCGCCTGGCGAAGAAGGACCTGCTGATGGAATACCCGACCTCAAAGAAGGGTACGACTCCGGCCTGTTCGAGATCCGATCCGGTCGCGACGATCACACCACCTCGTCGCCGGGCTGCTCTCCTCCCGTACCCGGTTTTCTGGCCACAGTGAACAGCTACCACTCGGCCATGACTGATATCGCGCACGCCCTGTCCGTGGTCGTCGCCCACGCCATAGGCATGCCTGACCGGTTCTTCCTCGAACGTTCTCAGAATCCGCCCAATCAGCTGCGCCTGCTGCACTATCCGGCAAGCCCCACCCCGCGCCAGGGAGTCGGAACCCACAAAGACTTCGAGTGCTTCACACTGCTGGCCTCCACCGGACCGGGACTCGAAGTCGAACGGTCGGACGGCGCCTGGATCCTGGTCCCACCCCGCCAGGACACGCTGGTCGTCACCACCGGGGAGATGCTCGAAATCCTTACCAACGGTGCCCTCCTCGCCGCACGCCACAGAGTGGGGTGGATCCGCGAAGACAGATATTCCTTCCCGTACTTCTTCAGCCTTGACCGGAATATCCTGGTGGAGCCGCTCGATCGATTCGTTGGCCCCGAAGGCACCCACTACGCATCGCTCACCGCCGGAGACCATCTCCAGGCCCGGACATCTCAGGTCTTCCGGTATCTGAGGAACAGAGAACAGGGCAAGCGCGATCACTTGCAGCAGCAGTCCTGAGAGGTCGTCGTCAACGGCCTGATCGCCGGCCGCGCCCACAGCCCGAGGGACATCGTCGATCTCATGCGCCATGTCGGCCTCGACCCGGACCAGTTCGACCTCAAGCGCAGCGCGTCGCCCAGCGCAAGCAGGCCGCCCTGGTGCCGCACAGGACTCGGCCTTCGTCGAGTGGCGGCGATCAGTTGACCGGGCGCGACGTCCGTCCTGTTGCAGTCGGCCACGGTGCAGTGAAAGTAGACCTCCCCCTCGGACCCCCACCAGATGGTGGCCGTATCGATCAGATGGTGGCCGTATCGATCTTGATGCTCACGGTCACGTTGTTGCGAACCTGGTGGATGACCTTGGTCGACGGGACGCTGTTCGTTGTGTCGCCGCAGTGGTAAGAGGCCGGGGGGACCCACGCCAACGTGCAGTTCAGAGAGCCAGACGTGCGAAACGCGCTCCAAGGCGAGCTCTCTGGGGGGTGCTCACAACCCGTCCTTGAGGTTGCCCGTGCCCGTGCCGCCGCTGATCAGATACGAGACCATCGGGTGTGCTCGGGGTACCCCCACGGGTGTGTCTACGGGGTCTGGCCTGCGCGTATGACGCCTGCCCCGGTCGTGTCCGACGCGGCGGACGGGGCGTCATACGGCGGGACCTTGAGCGCCATGCTCGAAGGGTGCAACGGCCTGCGGGTGCAGGCCCGTGTCCCGCATCCAGCGGTAGCCGTGCGCGAGGAACGCGACCGCGTGTCGGCCAGCGTCCGACGCGGTCATGACAGTGCTCATGAGCACTGCGAGATCGTCCGACAGGGGCTGGTCAACGCGGACGGGCATCCGGCGTCGCGCGGTACCAGCGTGCGGCGCGCGTCCCACGCTTCGAGGTGGGCGAAGCCCTTGCCGTCCCGGCCGACGCGGGACGGGTGGATGCCCTTCGGATCAAGGCGCCGTTCGGTGGTTGCACACCGGGCGGCGCCGCCGTCTGACACGCGTCTCGCAGACGTGAGGCGTGAGACGGGCCCGGGCGCCCCTGACCTGCGGTTTTGTCACCGCTATGGACGATTCGTTGCAGTGATGGACGGAAGGTAAACTCCGTTCACGTGACTGCAAAGCCTCGCATCCCCAATGTTCTGGCCGGCCGCTACGCCTCCGCGGAGCTCGCCGTCCTGTGGTCCCCCGAGCAGAAGGTGAAGCTGGAGCGTCAGCTCTGGCTCGCCGTGCTGCGCGCGCAGAAGGACCTCGGGATCGAGGTGCCGGACGCCGCGCTCGCCGACTACGAGCGCGTGCTCGACCAGGTCGACCTGGGCTCCATCGCGGAGCGCGAGAAGGTCACCCGGCACGATGTGAAGGCCCGAATCGAGGAGTTCAACGCCCTCGCCGGGCACGAGCACGTACACAAGGGCATGACCTCGCGCGATCTCACGGAGAACGTGGAGCAGCTGCAGATCCGGCTCTCGCTGGAGCTGATGCGGGACCGCACGGTCGCCGTTCTCGCCCGCCTCGGCCGGCTGGCCGGGGAGTACGCGGAGCTGGTCATGGCCGGCCGCTCGCACAATGTCGCGGCTCAGGCGACGACGCTCGGCAAGCGTTTCGCCACGGGCGCCGACGAGCTGCTGGTGGCGTACGGGCGTCTTGAGGAGCTGCTCGGCCGCTACCCGCTGCGCGGGATCAAGGGCCCGGTGGGCACCGCCCAGGACATGCTGGACCTGCTCGGCGGGGACGCGGCGAAGCTCGCCGAGCTGGAGCAGCGGATCGCGGGCCACCTCGGCTTCGCGCACGCCTTCACCTCCGTGGGCCAGGTCTATCCGCGCTCGCTCGACTACGACGTCGTCACGGCGCTGGTGCAGCTTGCCGCCGCGCCGTCCTCGCTGGCGAAGACGATCCGCCTGATGGCCGGGCACGAGCTGGTCACCGAGGGCTTCAAGCCCGGGCAGGTCGGCTCGTCCGCGATGCCGCACAAGATGAACACCCGCTCCTGCGAGCGCGTCAACGGCCTCATGGTGATCCTGCGCGGCTACGCGTCGATGACGGGCGAGCTGGCGGGCGACCAGTGGAACGAGGGCGACGTCTCCTGCTCGGTGGTGCGCCGGGTCGCGCTGCCGGACGCGTTCTTCGCGTTCGACGGGCTGCTGGAGACGTTCCTCACGGTCCTGGACGAGTTCGGCGCGTTCCCCGCGGTCGTCGCCCGCGAACTCGACCGCTATCTCCCCTTCCTCGCCACCACCAAGGTGCTGATGGGCGCGGTGCGCGCCGGGGTCGGCCGCGAGGTCGCCCACGAGGCCATCAAGGAGAACGCGGTCGCCTCCGCGCTGGCGATGCGCGAGCAGGGTGCCGAGCGCAACGAGCTGCTGGACAAGCTCGCCGCGGATGAACGCATTCCGCTGGACCGGGCCCAGCTCGACGCCCTGATGGCCGACAAGCTGTCCTTCACGGGTGCCGCCGGCGACCAGGTGGCCTCGGTGGTCTCCCGTATCGAGGAGATCGCGAAGCAGCACCCGGAGGCGGCCGCGTACGCCCCCGGGTCGATCCTCTGAACCGCATCTCCCCTGAACCGGATCTTCCCGTGCCCCGCTTCACGCCCGCCGAGCTGGAGGCCGCCCGCGACCGCCTCGTCCCCGATGTGGTCGCGGACGGTCTGGCCGTCCTCTTCTGCGGCATCAACCCCGGTCTGATGTCGGCCGCGACGGGCCACCACTTCGCCCGCCCCGGCAACCGCTTCTGGCCGGTGCTCCATCTGTCGGGCTTCACCCCGTGGCAGTTGAAACCGTCCGAGCAGGACGAGCTGCCGGCGTACGGACTCGGCATCACCAATGTGGCGGCGCGGGCGACCGCGCGCGCCGACGAGCTCGGCGAGGAGGAGTTCCGCGAGGGCGGCCGGATCCTCGCCGGGAAGGTGGAGCGGCTGCGGCCCCGCTGGCTGGCGGTGGCCGGGGTCACCGCGTACCGCACGGCCTTCGGGGACCGCACGGCACGGGTAGGGCCGCAGGAGCGGACGATCGGCGGCACGCGCATCTGGGTACTGCCCAACCCCAGTGGGCTGAACGCGCATTGGACGGTCCGGACGATGGCCGAGGAGTTCGCGCGGCTGCGAGCCGCGGCCATGTCGGGGGACGCCGGGGACGTGTCCGGCACATAGCGGCGCCCCGCCGCAGGGCCGGGCGCGCGCGGTATTGCCGTGCGTGCCATCGCACGGCGGAGGGTCCGCTACGGGGCAGGGCGTGCCGGGCCTCGCGCGGCCGGGCGGGATGTGTCAGACACGGCCTACGGAGGATCCGCGTCCGTGACGGCGGCCACCAGCTGGAACGGCAGCTCGGTGTCCCACTGCGAGACACCGAGCGCGATCCAGCGGCCGTCCGCCCGCCACAGGTGCACATCCGGCACGGAGTTGCTCAGCGTCCCCCAGGGCTCGGGTATCTCCTCGCCGTCGTCGACCGACCTGGCCAGCAACGAGGCCAGGCTGAACACCTGGGCCTCGCCCCAGCGCTCGCTCAGCAGCAGGGCCAGGGCCTCGCGCTCCGCCGCGCACTGCTCCTCGACGACCTCCCACATCGAACGGTCCTCACTGAACCCCTCGCTCGTGGTGAGCTCCGCCAGATGGAAGCCGGGGCCGCAGGCGCCCACATCCGATCTGCCGGGCTCCGCCGGAAAGGGGCGGGAGCGCAGCAGGTCGATGATCGCCACATGCCGTGCAAGGGTCATGGCTTCAGTAAACCTTCCTCCACTGACATTTGGCGGTCCGTCAGATGGACGGGCGGCAGCCGGCGGGGTGGCCCGGCGGGCGGGGCCGCCGACGCGTGACGAGCGGCTGCGGACAGTGCTCGCGGGGCCCTGCCGCCATTGAGTACGATCCGCAGACACGCGCACGAGCTGGAAGGACACACGGTGGGCCGGCTGACCGGCGGGGACCCGTCCCTGCTGCGGCGGATCAACTCCGCGGTGGTACTGCACGCGCTGCGGGGCGGCGCGGACTCCCCCACGCTCACCGATCTGACGCGGGTCACCGGGCTGTCCCGGCCGACCGTCGAGGGCGTGATCGAGGGGCTGATCGAGTCCGGCCTGGTGACCGAGGCGGCGCCCGACGAGGGCGAGGCCCGGCGGCAGGGCCGGCCGGCGCGGAGGTTCCGCTTCCGGGCCGAGGCCGGGCATCTGCTGGGCGTGGAGATCGGTCCGCACCGGGTGGCGGCGCTGCTGTCCGGGCTCGACGGGCGGGTCACGGGCGCCGGGTCTCGGGAGGTGGCGGAGACCGCTTCCGTCGAGGAGCGGCTGGAGCGGGTCCGTACGGTCGTGGCCGATGTGCTGCGCAGGTCCGGGGTGCCCCGCAGCTCGCTGCGGGCGGTCGGGGTCGGCACGCCGGGGATCGTGGAGGCCGACGGGACCGTACGGCTCTGTACGGCGCTGCCCGGCTGGACGGGGCTCGCGCTCGGCGAGCGACTGCGGCGTTCGTTCCGCTGCCCGGTGCTGGTCGAGAACGACGCCAACGCGGCCGCGGTCGCCGAGCACTGGAAGGGGGCCGCGACGGATTCGGACGACATCGTCTTCGTCCTCGCGGGGCTGAGCCCCGGCGCGGGCTCGCTGATCGGCGGCCGGCTGCACCGGGGGTACGGGGGCGCGGCCGGGGAGATCGGCGCGCTGCACCTGCTGGGCCGCGAGGTGACGCCGGAGACGCTGCTGTCCACGACCGGTGAGCCGCTGCACCCCCTGGACGAGCAGGCGGTGGCCGAGGTGTTCACACACGCCCGGCAGGGCGACGAGCGGGCGCGGGCGGCGGTCGACCGGTTCATCCAGCGGCTCGTGCACGACGTGGCCGCGCTGGTGCTGGCGCTCGACCCCGAGCTGGTGGTCGTCGGCGGCTGGGCGGCCGGCCTGGACGGTGTGCTCGATCCTCTGCGCGGCGAACTGTCCCGCTACTGCCTGCGCCCGCCTCGGGTGACGCTGTCCTTGCTCGGCGAGGCGGCGGTGGCGACGGGCGCGTTGCGGTTGGCCCTGGACCACGTCGAGGAGCAGCTCTTCGCCGTCGAGGGATCGGTGACGGCCCGCCGCTGAGCACGGTCGGCGCGGTGCTGAGCACGGTCCCGCGGCGGGCGCGCGGGCGCGGCGCCGCGGGGCGGGCACGGCGCGGCAGGGATGGCGCGGCGCGCGGGCACAGAGGGGGCTCGCCCGCCTCCCTGCCCCCGCCGTCGGAGCGCCTCGCGCCCGCTGTCAGGAAGCGCGGCGCTGCGCTGCGTCGTGCCGGATCTCCAGGTCGCCCGCGGCACCGAAGGTGAGGCGGCAGGTGTCCGCGCGATAGGTCGCGACCGAGACGACCGCCGTACGGCCTTCGGTGAAGTAGCGCGTGGTGACGACCAGGACGGGGGCGCCGGGTAGGCGGTCCAGTTCCTTGGCGTCGTCGGCGCGCGCGGAGCCGAGCTCGACGGCCCGGTCGAGGCCGGCCGGGGCGAGGTGCTGGAGTTCGCGCAGGACGGCGCGGGCGCGGGCGGCGCCCGCGGGGGCGTCTATGGCGGAGAGCTCGGGGACGGAGGAGGAGGGGACGTAGAGCAGTTCGGCGGCGACCGGCTGACCGTGGGTGACCAGCATCCGGCGCAGCGTGTGGACGTCCTCGTCGATGTCCGTGTCGAGTGCGCGGGCGACGGCGGCGGGCGGCAGGGCGGTCGTGCAGCCGACCGGCTGCCAGGCGTCCGTCGAGGAGCCCGGCCAGTCCTGGGGGGAGGCGGAGACGTCGACGCCCATGCGCGGCGGCGCGACGGTCGTGCCGACACCGCGGCGGCGCTGCAGCCGGCCTTCCAGCTCCAGCTGCTCGAGCGCCTGCCGGAGGGTGGCCCGGGCGACGCCGAACCGGGCGGCGAGCTCGCGCTCGTTGGGCAGGATCTCGCCGACCGCGAAGTCGGAGTCGAGCGCCTCGCCGATCACCGTCTTGAGGTGCCAGTACTTCGGCTCCGGCACCGTGTCGAGCTGCGTGGTCCCCACCCTGTCCTCCGCAATCGCCGTGTCCCCGGCGGCTTTTCCGTGCCCTTGTTTATTAAAGGTTCCTGCACTAACTCTGCGACCATAGGACGGCCCACAGACTTGGTCAAGACCAATCCTCGGGGCAGGCGCCATGGAATCACCCTGCGCCATGGGCTGTTCACAGAACGTTTGTGCGGTGGCGAAAAACGGTGGCTTCGCTTCCGCCTCGCCCGTGGCGTCGCGGCCCACGGGCCACGGGCGGCGCCGGTACGACGACGCCGGCCGGCTACCCCGCGAGGCCGCCGAGCTTGTCCGGATTGCGCACCAGGTAGATGCACTGGATCCGCCCGTCCCTGACCTCGACCTGGAAGACGGTGTCCGGACGGCCGCCGGAGAGCACGAGCAGCCCCGGCGCTCCGTTGACCTCGGTGAGGCGGAACTCCCCCTCGGGCACCGGGTCCTTGGCGACGGCGAACAGGAAGCGCCCGACCTTGTCCGCGGTCTCGATGACGCGCCGCGGCGCCTTCGACTTGCCGCCGCTGTCGCTGACCAGCCGGACGTCCGGGGCGAGCAGTCCGAGCAGCTCGTCCAGGTCGCCGCCGGAGGCCGCGGCGAGGAACCGCTCGGTCAGCGCGCGGCGTTCGGCCGGGTCGACGTCGTACCGGGGCCTGCGCTCCTCGACATGGCGGCGCGCCCGCCCGCCGAGCTGGCGCACCGCGGCCTCGCTGCGGTCGAGGGCCGTGGCGATGTCGCCGTACGGGAATCCGAACGCCTCGCGGAGCACGAACACCGCGCGCTCCAGCGGCGAGAGGGATTCGAGGACGACGAGGACCGCGAGGGACACGGACTCCGTCAGCACGGCGCGTTCGGCGGTGTCGGGGGCGGTGTCGCCG from Streptomyces sp. FIT100 includes these protein-coding regions:
- a CDS encoding isopenicillin N synthase family oxygenase; its protein translation is MAKVPVIDLDADPELEGRRVWGILRDEGYFYLTGSKVADVDLEKLVAVAEEFFRMPVSEKMKFHISGSACHRGYYPPGEEGPADGIPDLKEGYDSGLFEIRSGRDDHTTSSPGCSPPVPGFLATVNSYHSAMTDIAHALSVVVAHAIGMPDRFFLERSQNPPNQLRLLHYPASPTPRQGVGTHKDFECFTLLASTGPGLEVERSDGAWILVPPRQDTLVVTTGEMLEILTNGALLAARHRVGWIREDRYSFPYFFSLDRNILVEPLDRFVGPEGTHYASLTAGDHLQARTSQVFRYLRNREQGKRDHLQQQS
- the purB gene encoding adenylosuccinate lyase, giving the protein MTAKPRIPNVLAGRYASAELAVLWSPEQKVKLERQLWLAVLRAQKDLGIEVPDAALADYERVLDQVDLGSIAEREKVTRHDVKARIEEFNALAGHEHVHKGMTSRDLTENVEQLQIRLSLELMRDRTVAVLARLGRLAGEYAELVMAGRSHNVAAQATTLGKRFATGADELLVAYGRLEELLGRYPLRGIKGPVGTAQDMLDLLGGDAAKLAELEQRIAGHLGFAHAFTSVGQVYPRSLDYDVVTALVQLAAAPSSLAKTIRLMAGHELVTEGFKPGQVGSSAMPHKMNTRSCERVNGLMVILRGYASMTGELAGDQWNEGDVSCSVVRRVALPDAFFAFDGLLETFLTVLDEFGAFPAVVARELDRYLPFLATTKVLMGAVRAGVGREVAHEAIKENAVASALAMREQGAERNELLDKLAADERIPLDRAQLDALMADKLSFTGAAGDQVASVVSRIEEIAKQHPEAAAYAPGSIL
- the mug gene encoding G/U mismatch-specific DNA glycosylase, which produces MPRFTPAELEAARDRLVPDVVADGLAVLFCGINPGLMSAATGHHFARPGNRFWPVLHLSGFTPWQLKPSEQDELPAYGLGITNVAARATARADELGEEEFREGGRILAGKVERLRPRWLAVAGVTAYRTAFGDRTARVGPQERTIGGTRIWVLPNPSGLNAHWTVRTMAEEFARLRAAAMSGDAGDVSGT
- a CDS encoding ROK family protein; its protein translation is MGRLTGGDPSLLRRINSAVVLHALRGGADSPTLTDLTRVTGLSRPTVEGVIEGLIESGLVTEAAPDEGEARRQGRPARRFRFRAEAGHLLGVEIGPHRVAALLSGLDGRVTGAGSREVAETASVEERLERVRTVVADVLRRSGVPRSSLRAVGVGTPGIVEADGTVRLCTALPGWTGLALGERLRRSFRCPVLVENDANAAAVAEHWKGAATDSDDIVFVLAGLSPGAGSLIGGRLHRGYGGAAGEIGALHLLGREVTPETLLSTTGEPLHPLDEQAVAEVFTHARQGDERARAAVDRFIQRLVHDVAALVLALDPELVVVGGWAAGLDGVLDPLRGELSRYCLRPPRVTLSLLGEAAVATGALRLALDHVEEQLFAVEGSVTARR
- a CDS encoding GntR family transcriptional regulator, coding for MGTTQLDTVPEPKYWHLKTVIGEALDSDFAVGEILPNERELAARFGVARATLRQALEQLELEGRLQRRRGVGTTVAPPRMGVDVSASPQDWPGSSTDAWQPVGCTTALPPAAVARALDTDIDEDVHTLRRMLVTHGQPVAAELLYVPSSSVPELSAIDAPAGAARARAVLRELQHLAPAGLDRAVELGSARADDAKELDRLPGAPVLVVTTRYFTEGRTAVVSVATYRADTCRLTFGAAGDLEIRHDAAQRRAS
- a CDS encoding RNA polymerase sigma-70 factor, which produces MATDTVTDVFEAHRSLLTGVAYRMLGRFADAEDVVQDAWLRWSAEERDDVREPRGYLVRITTRLAIDRLRQAQSRRESYVGPWLPEPIATDFGDTAPDTAERAVLTESVSLAVLVVLESLSPLERAVFVLREAFGFPYGDIATALDRSEAAVRQLGGRARRHVEERRPRYDVDPAERRALTERFLAAASGGDLDELLGLLAPDVRLVSDSGGKSKAPRRVIETADKVGRFLFAVAKDPVPEGEFRLTEVNGAPGLLVLSGGRPDTVFQVEVRDGRIQCIYLVRNPDKLGGLAG